A section of the Halopiger aswanensis genome encodes:
- a CDS encoding acyl-CoA dehydrogenase family protein, with product MEFELPDEHRMIRETVRDFCEREIEPIAQEIEDEHRFPDEIFDQLADLDMLGVPIDEAYGGLGGDTLMYALVAEELGRVSGAIGLSYVAHTSLASKPIEQFGTEAQKERWLRPLAEGEYLGGWALTEPESGSDASDMDTTAEKEGDEWVLNGTKQFITNASEAGSILVKAVTDPGAGYDGISTFIVDPREDDGFEVSTIWDKMGLNASPTCEIRLENVRLPEDRLLGEEGEGWDQTKKALDGGRISIAALSTGLAQGAYESATEYSREREQFGQPISKFDAVRDKIVDMHRKTERSRLLTYRAARTYDAGEPVTRESALAKLEASEAAREVAEDAVQVLGGYGYTTDFAPQRFYRDAKLMEIGEGTSEIQHLVIGRELGL from the coding sequence ATGGAGTTCGAGCTGCCCGACGAACACCGGATGATTCGGGAGACCGTCAGGGACTTCTGCGAGCGGGAGATCGAGCCGATCGCGCAGGAGATCGAGGACGAACACCGGTTTCCGGACGAGATCTTCGACCAGTTGGCGGACCTGGACATGCTCGGCGTCCCGATCGACGAGGCGTACGGCGGGCTCGGCGGCGACACGCTCATGTACGCGCTGGTCGCCGAGGAACTCGGTCGCGTCTCGGGGGCGATCGGGCTCTCGTACGTCGCCCACACCTCGCTCGCGTCGAAACCGATCGAGCAGTTCGGCACCGAGGCGCAGAAGGAACGCTGGCTCCGCCCGCTCGCGGAGGGGGAGTATCTCGGTGGCTGGGCCCTAACCGAACCCGAGAGCGGGTCGGACGCCTCGGACATGGACACGACCGCGGAAAAGGAGGGCGACGAGTGGGTGCTCAACGGTACCAAGCAGTTCATCACGAACGCGAGCGAGGCGGGCTCGATCCTCGTCAAGGCCGTCACGGACCCCGGTGCGGGCTACGACGGCATCTCGACGTTCATCGTCGACCCGCGGGAAGACGACGGTTTCGAGGTCTCGACGATCTGGGACAAGATGGGCCTGAACGCCTCGCCGACCTGCGAAATCCGCCTCGAGAACGTCCGCCTGCCGGAAGATCGCCTGCTCGGTGAGGAAGGCGAGGGCTGGGACCAGACGAAGAAGGCCCTCGATGGGGGGCGCATCTCGATCGCGGCGCTCTCGACGGGGCTGGCGCAGGGTGCCTACGAGAGTGCGACGGAGTACAGCCGAGAACGCGAGCAGTTCGGCCAGCCGATCTCGAAGTTCGACGCCGTCCGCGACAAGATCGTCGACATGCACCGCAAGACCGAGCGGTCGCGACTGCTCACCTACCGGGCCGCCAGAACCTACGACGCAGGTGAGCCGGTCACCAGGGAATCTGCGCTCGCGAAACTCGAGGCCAGCGAGGCCGCCCGTGAGGTCGCCGAGGACGCCGTCCAGGTGTTGGGCGGCTACGGCTACACCACTGACTTCGCACCCCAACGGTTCTACCGGGACGCGAAGCTCATGGAGATCGGCGAGGGGACCAGCGAGATTCAACATCTGGTCATCGGGCGAGAACTGGGGCTATAG
- a CDS encoding DUF6517 family protein: protein MQRRTFIAGLGIGGLAGLSGCLGVIGMAEHTSTPAGVDPSVREDAGYEAPTLEELVVERDVGTDAYSETITVTNHQTQYEKVIDMGPLGEQRGAVFSVLSTPQVELAGRQFNPVEEMSTTELVDLIASNYEGIGNVTLEEEAAIQILGQATTRSRFSADAEFEGESVEVDLHVTEAVETDEDLLVTIGVYPQRLRSREEERVLSLMGGVTETLEEDASTSSDGDSDGNDEEDGETNESDGSSGGNETQDGNESDDDSSTDNDSDDGGLFDG, encoded by the coding sequence ATGCAACGACGAACCTTCATCGCCGGGCTCGGAATCGGCGGACTCGCCGGACTCTCGGGCTGTCTGGGCGTGATCGGGATGGCCGAACACACGTCGACGCCGGCCGGCGTCGATCCCAGTGTTCGCGAGGACGCCGGCTACGAGGCACCGACGCTCGAGGAACTGGTCGTCGAACGGGACGTTGGGACCGACGCCTATTCGGAGACGATCACCGTCACCAACCACCAGACGCAGTACGAGAAGGTTATCGACATGGGGCCGCTGGGCGAGCAGCGCGGGGCCGTCTTCTCCGTGCTCTCGACGCCGCAGGTCGAACTGGCCGGCCGGCAGTTCAACCCCGTCGAGGAGATGTCCACGACGGAACTCGTCGACCTCATCGCGAGCAACTACGAGGGCATCGGAAACGTCACGCTCGAGGAGGAAGCGGCGATTCAGATCCTCGGGCAGGCGACGACGCGCTCGCGGTTCAGCGCGGACGCGGAGTTCGAAGGTGAAAGCGTCGAGGTCGACCTGCACGTCACCGAAGCGGTCGAAACTGACGAGGATCTGCTCGTGACCATCGGCGTCTACCCGCAGCGACTCCGGAGCCGCGAGGAGGAGCGCGTGCTCTCGTTGATGGGGGGGGTGACCGAAACGCTCGAGGAGGATGCATCGACCTCGAGCGACGGCGACAGCGATGGTAACGACGAGGAAGACGGCGAAACCAACGAGAGTGACGGTTCCAGCGGGGGGAACGAGACGCAGGACGGAAACGAGAGCGACGACGACAGTAGCACCGACAACGACAGCGACGACGGCGGCCTCTTCGACGGCTAA
- a CDS encoding DUF2062 domain-containing protein, with protein sequence MRLRERLARYRDRARDELTAAFREERTPHQIAASFATGVFMTALPTGGVGIGLFFVFCSLWSWVSKPAIFASVAVLNPFVKPAVYVASFQLGGVVLGSGQAAMPSTGISLAAAGAAARQLLVGNLVIAAALAAIGYVLVLQLTRAYRRRDGWLHRASLVSSRFRR encoded by the coding sequence GTGAGGCTCCGGGAACGGCTCGCTCGGTACCGCGATCGCGCTCGCGACGAACTGACCGCGGCCTTCCGCGAGGAGCGGACGCCCCACCAGATCGCGGCCAGTTTCGCGACCGGCGTCTTCATGACGGCGCTGCCGACCGGCGGCGTCGGTATCGGCCTCTTCTTCGTCTTCTGCTCGCTGTGGTCGTGGGTGAGCAAACCGGCGATCTTCGCGTCGGTCGCCGTCCTCAACCCGTTCGTTAAACCCGCCGTCTACGTCGCGAGCTTCCAACTGGGCGGCGTCGTGCTCGGCAGCGGTCAGGCAGCGATGCCTTCAACCGGGATCTCGCTCGCGGCTGCCGGCGCGGCAGCTCGGCAACTACTCGTCGGCAATCTCGTCATCGCGGCGGCCTTGGCGGCGATCGGCTACGTGCTGGTGTTGCAGTTGACGCGGGCGTATCGACGACGCGACGGGTGGCTGCACCGGGCGTCGCTCGTCTCGAGTCGGTTTCGGCGCTGA
- a CDS encoding ABC transporter ATP-binding protein — protein MADSDPHGSFEDIRDELEGNPMAKLVPYALPYWVPLSIGFVSTMINRAARLFPALMLAAAIDLVITQSGGVDQLLAATGLVPTEPVPAERTGERLSLLYYLGTLTVAAYVVQSITHYLSRYFFQTTAQRIQHDLRLDTYDHMQRLSLSFFNDHQTGGMMAILNSDVNRLEDFFNTELRQITEAVMIFGLVGGYMLYTEPWLGALVLLPVPLIALATAKFIIWIEPKYKRIREHVAQLNTRLSNNLSGAAIVKSFDRYDVERGRVAEQSRGYRDEKIGAITVRKAFFASLRLLVGAMFVSILVAGGYSVVTAGGLTAGTFVVYFMYLRELDGPMTRIGKTANNYQKAKSSAERVFGILATEAAVQSPPDAEAPDAVEGTVTFEDVEFSYGADGEQILEGVDLEVESGETVGFAGTSGSGKSTLLKLLPRFYDVDAGADAHHTRADGGIDAEYGGEDADGRDASGRTDRDHDRERRTNPANPAVRIDGVDVRDYDPQALRDRIGVVEQDPYMFSGTIRENIAYGDGEAFRTVLEAEDESDVPDDVDDRIREAAVAAGAHRFVEELPNGYDTMVGERGVKLSGGQRQRVSIARTILNDPDLIVLDEATSDVDTETEEVIQRNLDELTADRTAFIIAHRLSTIQDADRIVVMDDGEVIETGSHEDLVDDGGTYADLWDSQTGTEADGDDGDASQSIGADD, from the coding sequence ATGGCTGACTCCGATCCGCACGGCAGTTTCGAAGACATCCGCGACGAACTCGAGGGAAATCCGATGGCGAAGCTGGTTCCGTACGCGCTCCCCTACTGGGTGCCCCTCTCTATCGGGTTCGTCTCGACGATGATCAACCGCGCAGCGCGGCTGTTTCCGGCGCTGATGCTCGCGGCCGCGATCGATCTGGTGATCACCCAGTCCGGCGGCGTCGACCAGCTACTCGCGGCGACGGGTCTCGTCCCGACCGAGCCGGTTCCCGCCGAGCGGACCGGCGAGCGCCTGTCCCTGCTGTACTACTTGGGTACGCTGACGGTCGCCGCCTACGTCGTCCAGTCGATCACCCACTACCTGTCGCGGTACTTCTTCCAGACGACCGCCCAGCGCATCCAGCACGACCTGCGGCTGGACACCTACGACCACATGCAGCGGCTGTCGCTGTCGTTCTTCAACGACCACCAGACCGGCGGGATGATGGCGATCTTGAACAGCGACGTCAACCGCCTCGAGGACTTCTTCAACACCGAACTCCGCCAGATCACGGAGGCGGTGATGATCTTCGGGCTGGTCGGCGGCTACATGCTCTACACCGAGCCGTGGCTGGGCGCGCTGGTGTTGCTCCCGGTGCCGCTGATCGCCCTCGCGACGGCGAAGTTCATCATCTGGATCGAGCCGAAGTACAAGCGTATCCGCGAACACGTCGCCCAGTTGAATACGCGGCTCTCGAACAACCTCAGCGGCGCGGCCATCGTGAAGTCGTTCGACCGCTACGACGTCGAACGCGGCCGCGTCGCGGAACAGAGCCGCGGCTACCGCGACGAGAAGATCGGCGCGATCACGGTCCGGAAGGCGTTTTTCGCCTCGCTGCGGTTGCTGGTCGGCGCGATGTTCGTCTCGATCCTCGTCGCCGGCGGCTACTCCGTCGTCACCGCGGGCGGGCTCACCGCCGGCACGTTCGTCGTCTACTTCATGTACCTGCGGGAGCTCGACGGGCCGATGACCCGGATCGGCAAGACCGCGAACAACTACCAGAAGGCCAAGTCCAGCGCCGAGCGCGTCTTCGGCATCCTGGCGACCGAGGCCGCCGTGCAGTCGCCGCCGGACGCCGAGGCTCCCGATGCTGTCGAGGGCACCGTCACGTTCGAGGACGTCGAATTCAGCTACGGCGCGGACGGCGAGCAAATCCTCGAGGGCGTCGACCTCGAGGTCGAATCCGGCGAGACCGTCGGTTTTGCGGGGACCAGCGGCTCCGGGAAGTCGACGCTGTTGAAGCTGTTACCCCGCTTCTACGACGTCGACGCCGGCGCCGATGCGCACCACACGCGGGCGGACGGCGGAATCGACGCCGAATACGGCGGCGAGGACGCCGACGGTCGGGACGCGAGCGGACGGACCGATCGCGACCACGACCGCGAGCGTCGTACCAACCCTGCCAACCCCGCCGTGCGGATCGACGGCGTCGACGTCCGGGACTACGACCCCCAGGCGCTCCGGGATCGGATCGGTGTCGTCGAGCAGGACCCCTACATGTTCTCCGGGACGATCCGCGAGAACATCGCGTACGGCGACGGCGAGGCGTTCCGAACGGTGCTCGAGGCAGAGGACGAATCCGACGTGCCGGACGACGTGGACGACCGCATCCGCGAGGCGGCAGTCGCCGCCGGCGCTCACCGGTTCGTCGAGGAGTTGCCCAACGGCTACGATACAATGGTCGGCGAACGCGGCGTCAAGCTCTCGGGCGGCCAGCGCCAGCGGGTCTCGATCGCGCGGACGATCCTCAACGATCCCGACCTCATCGTCTTAGACGAGGCGACCAGCGACGTCGACACCGAGACGGAGGAAGTCATCCAGCGCAATCTCGACGAACTCACCGCGGATCGGACCGCGTTCATCATCGCCCACCGGCTCTCGACGATTCAGGACGCCGACCGAATCGTCGTCATGGACGACGGCGAGGTCATCGAAACCGGCTCCCACGAGGACCTCGTCGACGACGGCGGCACCTACGCCGACCTCTGGGACTCGCAGACGGGGACCGAAGCGGACGGTGACGACGGCGACGCCAGCCAGTCGATCGGGGCCGACGACTGA
- a CDS encoding Glu/Leu/Phe/Val family dehydrogenase produces the protein MASQVNPFESLQSQIDDAAAYLDVGDDVIERLKHPERVLETNLTVELDDGSLERFKAFRSQFNGDRGPYKGGIRYHPDVSRDEVKALSGWMTYKTAIVDIPLGGGKGGIIIDPDDYSESELERLTRAFAKELTPLIGVDRDVPAPDVNTGQREMNWIKDTYETFENTTEPGVITGKAPDSGGSAGRVEATGRSTVLAAREAFDYLDKDLEGATVAVQGYGNAGSIAAELIDEMGATVVAASDSSGGIYNPDGFDPVAAKAHKAETGSVVGYEEAEEEITNEEVLTLDVDLLIPAALENAIDADLAEDVEADVISEAANGPLTPEADEVLEEKDVFVIPDILANAGGVTVSYFEWVQNRQRFYWDEERVNEELEAIIVDAFDALVETYEEHDLENPRTAAYVVAIQRVADAFDEAGSFP, from the coding sequence ATGGCAAGCCAAGTCAACCCATTCGAGAGCCTCCAGTCCCAGATCGACGACGCCGCTGCCTACCTCGACGTTGGGGACGACGTCATCGAGCGCCTCAAACACCCCGAGCGCGTGCTCGAGACTAACCTCACCGTCGAACTCGACGACGGCAGCCTCGAGCGGTTCAAGGCCTTCCGATCGCAGTTCAACGGCGACCGTGGACCGTACAAGGGCGGTATCCGCTACCACCCGGACGTCTCCCGCGACGAGGTCAAGGCGCTGTCCGGCTGGATGACCTACAAAACCGCTATCGTAGACATCCCGCTGGGTGGCGGCAAGGGCGGCATCATCATCGACCCCGACGACTACTCCGAGAGCGAACTCGAGCGGCTTACCCGCGCGTTCGCGAAGGAACTCACGCCGCTGATCGGCGTGGATCGGGACGTTCCCGCGCCCGACGTGAACACGGGTCAGCGGGAGATGAACTGGATCAAAGACACCTACGAAACCTTCGAGAACACGACCGAACCGGGCGTCATCACCGGGAAGGCGCCCGACTCCGGCGGTAGCGCGGGCCGCGTCGAGGCGACCGGTCGTTCGACGGTGCTGGCCGCGCGCGAGGCCTTCGACTACCTCGATAAGGATCTCGAGGGTGCGACCGTCGCCGTCCAGGGCTACGGCAACGCCGGTTCGATCGCCGCGGAACTGATCGACGAGATGGGCGCGACCGTCGTCGCGGCCAGCGACTCGAGCGGCGGCATCTACAACCCCGACGGGTTCGATCCGGTCGCCGCGAAGGCGCACAAGGCCGAGACCGGCAGCGTCGTCGGCTACGAGGAGGCCGAGGAGGAGATCACCAACGAGGAGGTCCTCACGCTCGACGTCGACTTGCTGATCCCCGCCGCGCTCGAGAACGCGATCGACGCCGACCTCGCGGAGGACGTCGAGGCCGACGTTATCTCGGAAGCTGCGAACGGGCCGCTGACCCCCGAGGCCGACGAGGTGCTCGAGGAGAAGGACGTCTTCGTCATCCCGGACATCCTCGCGAACGCGGGCGGCGTCACCGTCAGCTACTTCGAGTGGGTCCAGAACCGCCAGCGGTTCTACTGGGACGAGGAGCGCGTCAACGAGGAACTCGAGGCGATCATCGTCGACGCCTTCGACGCGCTCGTCGAGACCTACGAGGAACACGACCTCGAGAACCCCCGCACCGCGGCCTACGTCGTCGCGATCCAGCGGGTCGCCGACGCGTTCGACGAAGCGGGCTCGTTCCCGTGA
- a CDS encoding HpcH/HpaI aldolase/citrate lyase family protein yields the protein MARRSVLFTPGDRPEMLRKAPGSGADAIVFDLEDAVSPDRKDEAREVVRDVLTDPDFDPDCEVCVRVNASPAAFEADLEAVIGSDSDSNADATDALRLDSVMRPKVAGPSDVRELAAELEAHDRSLPVFALLESAAGVLAAPEIAAVSATDALVFGAEDLAADIGATRTAEGTEVLYARERVVLAAAAHDCTAIDTLVTDYEDDAALREDTAFAVQLGYDGKLAIHPAQVGPINEAFTPTAAEREWAERVLEAKREADAEGRGVFEVDGEMIDAPLITQAERIRSRADAADE from the coding sequence ATGGCACGTCGAAGCGTTCTCTTCACCCCCGGGGATCGGCCCGAGATGCTCCGAAAGGCGCCCGGTTCCGGCGCCGACGCGATCGTCTTCGACCTCGAGGACGCCGTCTCGCCCGATCGGAAGGACGAAGCGCGGGAGGTTGTCCGGGACGTCCTGACCGATCCCGATTTCGATCCGGACTGCGAGGTCTGCGTTCGGGTTAACGCGTCGCCGGCGGCGTTTGAGGCCGATCTCGAGGCCGTGATCGGCTCCGATTCGGATTCGAACGCGGATGCGACCGACGCCCTCCGCTTGGATAGCGTGATGCGCCCGAAGGTCGCCGGCCCATCGGACGTTCGGGAACTCGCCGCCGAACTCGAGGCGCACGACCGATCGCTGCCGGTGTTCGCGCTGCTCGAGAGCGCGGCCGGCGTGCTCGCGGCGCCGGAGATCGCCGCCGTTTCCGCCACCGACGCGCTGGTGTTCGGGGCCGAGGACCTCGCGGCGGACATCGGTGCAACCCGGACCGCCGAAGGAACGGAGGTGCTCTACGCGCGCGAACGGGTCGTGCTCGCCGCGGCCGCCCACGACTGTACGGCGATCGACACGCTCGTCACCGATTACGAGGACGACGCCGCACTCCGCGAGGACACCGCGTTCGCGGTCCAACTCGGCTACGACGGCAAACTGGCGATCCACCCCGCGCAGGTGGGGCCGATCAACGAAGCGTTCACGCCGACGGCGGCCGAGCGCGAATGGGCCGAGCGCGTCCTCGAGGCCAAACGCGAGGCTGACGCCGAGGGTCGGGGCGTCTTCGAGGTGGATGGCGAGATGATCGACGCGCCGCTGATCACCCAGGCCGAGCGGATCCGATCTCGAGCGGACGCTGCGGACGAGTGA
- a CDS encoding Cdc6/Cdc18 family protein, translating to MSDQAGGDPLFQSHDPIFNRKELLHVGHVPDEDRIVGRDDEIQSVAAEVGAITRGDPPNNVMIYGKTGTGKSLISRHVATRARDAAQRNDIDCSVLYVDCSEANTETRATRQLALSLKEETGYQEHIPLRGVGTMEYYQHIWRILDECFDAIVVILDEIDKLDNSNILMQLSRAREAQKTDAYIGVIGISNKIQYRETLDERIDSSFGHRELFFHPYDASQLREIMRNREDAFQPDVLEDGTIELCAALAAKKHGDARKAIEILKEAGELARRTGSEIVSEDHIQQAQEVAEINRIEELTSGATVHAKLALYALASRIITGDRETYKTREIYERYVGICELVANDPITENGLYRQLKEQAFLGVIESEKTGGGRSQGSYLLHRLVTDPKHIVKAVRRDSSLEELPTYDQLLDSGGSPADRDADLSSFS from the coding sequence ATGTCCGATCAGGCTGGTGGGGATCCGCTCTTTCAATCGCACGATCCGATCTTCAATCGGAAGGAGCTCCTCCACGTCGGTCACGTCCCCGACGAAGACCGAATCGTCGGTCGCGACGACGAAATCCAATCGGTCGCGGCTGAGGTCGGGGCGATCACGAGAGGCGATCCGCCGAACAACGTGATGATCTACGGCAAGACCGGCACCGGCAAGAGCCTCATCTCCCGCCACGTCGCGACCCGCGCTCGCGACGCCGCACAGCGCAACGATATCGACTGTAGCGTCCTCTACGTCGACTGCTCCGAAGCCAACACCGAAACGCGAGCGACCCGCCAGTTGGCCCTCAGCCTCAAGGAAGAGACGGGCTACCAGGAGCACATTCCCCTCCGGGGCGTCGGGACGATGGAGTACTACCAACACATCTGGCGCATCCTCGACGAGTGTTTCGACGCGATCGTCGTCATCTTGGACGAGATCGATAAGCTGGATAACAGCAACATCCTGATGCAACTCTCGCGGGCCCGCGAGGCACAGAAAACCGACGCCTACATCGGCGTGATCGGCATCAGCAACAAGATCCAGTACCGCGAGACGCTAGACGAGCGGATCGACAGCAGTTTCGGTCACCGCGAACTGTTCTTTCACCCCTACGACGCCTCCCAGCTGCGGGAAATCATGCGCAATCGGGAGGACGCCTTCCAGCCTGACGTTCTCGAGGACGGGACGATCGAACTCTGCGCGGCGCTGGCGGCGAAGAAACACGGCGACGCGCGCAAGGCGATCGAGATTCTGAAGGAGGCCGGCGAACTCGCCCGCCGGACGGGTTCGGAGATCGTCTCCGAGGACCACATCCAGCAGGCCCAGGAGGTCGCAGAGATCAACCGGATCGAGGAACTCACCAGCGGCGCAACCGTCCACGCGAAGCTCGCGCTGTACGCGCTCGCGAGCCGGATCATCACCGGCGACCGGGAAACGTACAAGACCCGCGAAATCTACGAGCGCTACGTCGGTATCTGCGAACTCGTGGCGAACGATCCGATTACGGAGAACGGGCTCTACCGCCAGTTGAAGGAGCAAGCGTTCCTCGGCGTCATCGAGTCCGAGAAGACCGGCGGCGGCCGCTCGCAGGGCAGCTACCTCCTCCACCGGCTCGTCACCGATCCGAAACACATCGTCAAGGCCGTCCGTCGGGACTCCTCGCTCGAGGAGCTGCCGACCTACGACCAACTGCTCGACTCTGGGGGATCGCCAGCGGACCGGGACGCGGATCTGAGTTCGTTTTCCTGA
- a CDS encoding NAD-dependent succinate-semialdehyde dehydrogenase, whose product MSIESTNPATGEVVDTYDEESEDEREAQLERASETFEEWSDTPIETRQRLLARAGEILRENADEYAELMTREMGKPIGQARDEVEKCAWVCDYYAEHAAEFLQDEVVASDESARTVVAYQPLGPILAIMPWNFPFWQVFRFAAPNLAAGNVGLLKHASNVPGCARAIEDVFHEAGFPEGAFTSLLISSSEIDAVIEDERIAGVTLTGSDGAGRAVAETAGSQLKKNVLELGGSDPFVVLEDAPMEQTVETAVQARLINNGQSCIAAKRFIVVDEVYDEFVDRFIEAMDDQVVGDPMDEDTDIGPQAREDLMEDLHGQVEETVEQGGELELGGEPMDREGAFYPPTVLTDVPENAPADEEELFGPVATVFRVADEAAAIEKANDTRFGLGASVWTEDLERGERVARQFESGLAFVNELVKSDPRLPFGGVKDSGYGRELSRHGIREFVNTKTIWVQQDAGEETTQVE is encoded by the coding sequence ATGAGCATCGAGAGCACCAATCCGGCGACCGGCGAGGTCGTCGACACCTACGACGAGGAGTCCGAAGACGAGCGCGAGGCGCAACTCGAGCGGGCAAGCGAGACGTTCGAGGAGTGGAGCGACACGCCGATCGAGACGCGCCAGCGGTTGCTCGCGCGGGCGGGCGAGATTCTCCGGGAGAACGCCGACGAGTACGCCGAACTCATGACGCGGGAGATGGGGAAACCGATCGGACAGGCCCGCGACGAGGTCGAGAAGTGCGCGTGGGTCTGCGACTACTACGCCGAGCACGCGGCCGAATTCCTGCAGGACGAGGTCGTCGCCAGCGACGAGAGCGCTCGCACCGTCGTCGCCTACCAGCCGCTTGGGCCGATCCTGGCGATCATGCCCTGGAACTTTCCGTTCTGGCAGGTCTTCCGCTTCGCCGCGCCGAACCTCGCCGCGGGCAACGTCGGCCTGCTGAAACACGCCTCGAACGTCCCCGGCTGTGCCCGGGCCATCGAGGACGTGTTTCACGAGGCGGGCTTTCCCGAGGGCGCGTTCACCTCCCTGCTGATCAGTTCGAGCGAGATCGACGCCGTCATCGAGGACGAACGGATCGCCGGCGTCACGCTGACCGGCAGCGACGGCGCGGGCCGCGCGGTTGCGGAAACCGCGGGCAGCCAGCTCAAGAAGAACGTCTTAGAGCTCGGCGGCAGCGATCCCTTCGTCGTCCTCGAGGACGCCCCCATGGAGCAAACCGTCGAAACTGCGGTCCAGGCCAGACTCATCAACAACGGCCAGTCCTGCATCGCGGCGAAGCGGTTTATCGTGGTCGACGAGGTGTACGACGAGTTCGTCGACCGCTTCATCGAGGCGATGGACGACCAGGTAGTCGGCGATCCGATGGACGAGGACACCGACATCGGTCCGCAGGCCCGCGAGGACCTGATGGAGGACCTCCACGGGCAGGTCGAAGAAACCGTCGAGCAGGGCGGCGAGCTCGAACTCGGCGGCGAGCCGATGGACCGCGAGGGCGCCTTCTACCCGCCGACGGTGCTCACGGACGTCCCCGAGAACGCGCCCGCAGACGAGGAGGAGTTGTTCGGTCCCGTCGCGACGGTCTTCCGCGTGGCCGACGAGGCGGCGGCGATCGAGAAGGCCAACGACACTCGCTTCGGACTGGGCGCAAGCGTCTGGACCGAGGATCTCGAGCGCGGCGAGCGGGTCGCCCGGCAGTTCGAGTCCGGCCTCGCGTTCGTCAACGAACTCGTCAAGTCCGATCCGCGCCTGCCCTTCGGCGGCGTGAAGGATTCGGGCTACGGTCGGGAACTGTCACGTCACGGCATCCGCGAGTTCGTGAACACGAAGACGATCTGGGTGCAGCAGGACGCGGGGGAGGAGACGACACAGGTCGAGTAA